CCCAACACACCGTATGAAAAAGGAGTGTTTGAGCTGTACTGCCAGTTTGGGCCCGACTACCCAGTGAAGCCTCCACTCATCCGCTTTGTCACACGAGTATCCTGCCAGAATACAAACAACTGAaagcctgttttttgttttttgttttttttgcataatatgaagagacacacacacattgtatttGCAAAAGTATGCATTACTAACAGCGTTATGTCAGAGACGTCACGTTGTTGCTCCTAACATGACGACAGGTGTACCACTGCAACGTCAACAGTGTGGGACGCATCTGCCACAACATATTTGACCGCAACTACAACGCCCACATCACCATGAGAGAGATCCTAGAGGCTGTGTATGGACTGCTCATCATCCCTGAGCCTGACGACCCACTggacaggtgacacacacacacacacgcacacatattaggttttcatcacttttggagACATTACATCACTTTAGTCCTACATTCCTTTCCTGAAAACTGAACCTAACCATAATCACTACCTGCCTTGTCCACACATTGTGAGTAATACACGTCCATTGAAAAATATCACCTGTGTGACTCggcatatttcatttttttctttggaagCATTCTGGCCGAGGAGTTCCTGACGAGCCGTGAGGCGTATGAGCGGGAAGCCGAGAGACatacagaggaaacagcaggaaactCACTGGACGACATGGAGAAAGTAAATGTGCTGTTATATATGCAAAGAAGGGGTGGATGTCACCTTTTTTGTCGTGCATGTTTGGTGCTTCACATTAacataatgtttgttttctgtgttatttgATTAAAAGAAATTGGTGGATCCCGTGCCACAGTTTATACCCCAACACCTGCTCTGTCCGCTCACCAAGAAGATGTTTATTGATCCTGTGAGAACGGTATACGGCACCGTGTATGAGCGCAAGGCCATCGAGGAACACCTGAAGCAGTGAGTGCATTTACTGCTGTGGGCAGTAAGAATGAGTCAGCGGTATGGCTGCCGAAATGACTGACACCTGTTTAGGAACAACTCAAAACTCCGTcgtttgctttgttttactgtttggTCCCAGGGAAATTCCCTGTTGGATGCATCAGGGGAGTCTGAAAAGCCCTAATCGCCCTCAGAAAACTCGAACGTGTATTTTCCCAGCTGACCGTACGCTCTTTCTCAGGCACCAGTATGAACCGCTGGCCGGCCCGGGACACGAACTCAGCATGAGCGACATCACAGCAGACCAGGACATGAAGAGAATGGTGATGGATCAGCGTTCTCGTCAGATTAAGTTAAATGAATCCGAACAGCTTTCGAGTTGAAGCAAATTAGATGCGCCACTTTCATGGAAATTCAGCTTTTTGAGGGAAGGTTGGCTAAATGCTGTTCATACTGGTGACATAACTGTCATAAAATGGCTTTCAAAGTTTGGGTCTGTTGTCCTTCTTAGAATTTCTGAAGATTACACATGTTTGAGCTGCCTAAAGATCATACTGaagccagtgtttgtttgttttttactgaatGAACAAGTGAAGTTTCGGTTTTCTCCATGACTACTTCTTCTACTTGATAGGAAGAAAAGAACTTTTATTTCCATGCTATCAAATGTCCTTATTCACTATTTCACTATCTCACGTCATTTTTACTTTCTTGTAGTAGAATAATAACGATTCAGAGTTCATTGCATTTGTCTTACTGGTGATAGAAGAGTGAAGGATGAGCATAAGAGGTACTGAGTGATGGATGCAGCGTTTACGCTTTCTTCACTTTCAAAGGTGCAGAAATCCATTGTTAAGTCATCCATGGTAAAGCTGATGTATAATCATAAAATCAGTGGGATTTTTATGCAGGTCCTGATCTTTCCATGTGAAGGAAGCAACTCACATCTTTGGAAATCTTTGAAGACTTTTAAAGCCCAATATTTTCTCAATCACAGCAAGAATTGTTGTCGACTTTAAATAGTTTTGTATCTCTTAGCATtgtaaagaaattaaaatgttcCATACAATACACaatttcaatgtgtgtgttacagtttgTAAAGTTTGTAGACTGAAAATGGAAATTGTGTGGGTGGATACGTGGTTTTATGTGACAATAATAAAGGTTATTGTAAAAACGGATGTCCTGGCTGgtaattaacaaaaaaaaacatagtgaAGTTAAAAGCTTTGACATTAATGATTCTTTTTAAATGGGACAGATGACAGTTCACCGGTGGTGGAGGAGGTATTCTcatcttttactgaagtaaaagagtaagtaataagtaaaataaaataataaaataaataataaaagtaatGCTTACAAGTCCCCCACTGAAATGTCACTCAACTCAAAGTAGTATAACCACCAAAGTGTTcttaaagtatgaaaagtagAAGTAGTTAGTGCAGAAAAAGTCAGTAGCTTTTTCAATGAGGTACAACTTtctattaatattattattgctgttgttgttgactaCCTCCGTGCAATATGACCAATCATCGCCGCCCATTTTATCGACGTCACGTCTACGTTTCCTGAGCAGGAAGTGAATCACTCTTGCTCTTGTCTTCGAATGAAGTTTACTAAAGCTCGGGAAAAAATATGAATGCATTGTGGGCAAGCATGAGACATTAAAGACTAATTGTAAAGCATTAAGAACGGATTCATTAAAAGATATATCATTTTGTGTCCGTATGCTTTCTTTCTGAATGACCGTCGAGAACTTCTTTGTCAGTAATAGTTTCATTTTGAAGGCTGTTTTGAAGGCCGGAAGTGTTTTCAACGTGCGGTTAAACTTCCAGCTTGACTGTTGTCGAGTCGAGTGAATGGACGGCGTGAAGTCTGCTCGGTGAATCTCAGTGCGACCAGGACAACAGGTGAGCGTTAGTGAAGTTTAAATAGTCGGTATCTGAACTTTATCTGTTTGCTGACGTTCGCCATAAAGACGGTCTGAAAACTGGATACTAACTCATTTACCTCAACAGGTAAAGTTAGTGAGTTTTACCTCGCACCCGCCAGCGTTAATGGTAACGTTAGCTTAAATTTCAAATCTCAAAATGTTAAGACGTTATTTTCAATTTTTGTGAATTGCATCTCTGGCAAAACATGCTCTCAGGACTGCTGTGCTAACCAGACTAAACGTGCTAATTCATTGTTCATTAGTTCTGAGTAACCGCACCGATTTCCATGTCTTTATGGTAATGTTTGGACTTCATGTGGCGGTGTTAGCAGAGTTAGCTTCACATTAGCCAAAGGTGCAATTCgatcatattttcatttaatctcaACTAGCTAATTCAGCACTTTTAAAGTTGGGCCGTAGAGTTGTTGCAGAGGTAACCTGCTTTTCCTGCAGAACCTGTTTCCACCTGCTCGTCGATCAGCTCACAGGTGTCCTGAatagaggaaacactgacatgaatgaTGGAGAATCACCTCCACATGAAGGGGGAACACACCAGGATTAAACCCATTCATGTTAACACACATAACAGCATACTGCAGGTGTTGGTGACTACAAAGAGGCACAGAAATGCCTGTCTGCTGTAGAAATCTTcaatttaaagttttattttgtcacttCTTTCATGAAAGGTATTTGATGAGaacaagcagaaaaataatttgttaAATAACTTGAGTCAAACTGGCTTTTTGTCCCACCGTTATAAGCCACACAGCTTACCTTCTTTAATCATATCTTCACATCTCAGTAACCCCGCTGCCTtcgctctctgtgtgtctgtccccTCCTCAGAGAGATGTGGTGGGTACTGTGGCTGCTCGCAGCCTTGCTGGCTCTCTTCTGCAGCCTGGATGTGTGGTACTTCTTGCGGGCAGCTGTCACGGTTCTCCGGGCCTGGTTCCAGCCTCCAGTCTGGGACATCACCGCAGAGCAGACCCTTACAGGCCGGGTCACTCCCCATGACATCGACATGTGTCACATGAACAATGCTCGTTACCTCCGGGAGTGCGACTTCGCCCGCTTCTCTCTCTACACGCGTAACGGTGTGTTCAAGGCAATGCGGGCGCTCAGGGCTTCAATGGTAGTGGGAGCCACCACCATCCGTTACCGCAGGGCTCTGTGTATCGGTGAGGGGTACGAGCTGCGGACTCGCATCGTCTCTTGGGATGACAAAGCCTTTTACCTTGAGCAGAGATTTGTGTCAACAAAAGATGGGTTGGTGTGTGCTATCATGTACTGCAAGCAGAATGTCGTACGCTGTAGCCCGGACAAGGTCATGCAGCACCTGTGCAAGCGGAAGGTAAGGGACGGATGTTTTGACACACATGCGCATTTTACTCTggattttaatgaaaaaaaggcCTTTTGATGATTGATGGACATTGAGTTTATGGTTTGCTCCTTGCAGGTGGAGTGCCCTGAGTTTCCAGAGGACCTTCAGCACTGGGTGAACTTCATCTCCACCAGCAGCCAGAGCCTCAGGGCCGAGAGTGGTCTGGACGAGAAGAACAAATAAGACATTTTATGGGCAGCTGTTAAGACTTTTTGTACGCCTAATTTATCAGCTCAGGATTCAAACGCCCTGTAAGAGAGACTGTAAGAGAGAGAtttgtcctctgtctgcagttACTTGACTTAAAGACACTTGTGCCTACACTTCTGAAGACTCCATTACTTACCTATGCCAACACTGGAAGCACTAACACACTGCATTGTTTTGCCAGGCCGACAAAACCGACTACTTATTCAGCAATAGGAAAGTAATGTGAATCTACAAAATGTATCATCTTGTTTTGTTGCAGCAATAAAACAATCAGTTTTCAAGTCCTGTTGACGCACTATATGCCCTCACTATGTGTACAAACACACCGCTGTGCTGAGTTTAGTTTGAGGTTTTCATTGTAAGCAAATgttaaactgtgaaaacagcagcagtaaagaCAAGAAATCCAATAAAATCAGTAAAAGATGCAATAGAACAGATGAGACTTTGACCAAAGGTGTGAAGTAGATGAAAACTGGATTAAGTATCATGTCATGTTCAACACGTTGTATTGTCTCCAGGCAGAAACCATCACCTCAGAGAGCGACGTTAAGGACACAGTAATTTATCTGTTTAACAGATTccacaagagaaacaaaacacatgacTGTTACAGCAGCCCGACGGCAAATTCACAGTTAGCTGTAGTGTTACATGAGCAGCACAGCAGATTAAAGATGCCTGAGTAAAAATAATAGTCTGGGTTGCTTTAGCAAAGTGATGTTCAATTGAAACCAGTTGCTGGTGGCAGAGTGAAGCGACTTCTGGCTGAGCtcttaaattattttttaattaaggtACACACATAAATCTTTTACATATTAATAGGATGGAAACTGATAACGAACATTACAATTGTATTTTAAACTTGGGTTTTCTTGAATTCAGCTTCATGTATATTTTGCCAGTGTGGGAATTGAGTTGATCAGGaagtacaaacaaaaaagtACCTACAGATGAATTTGAGTGGAGGAGACAAAAAGGTGCTACACAGACTTGGAACCACATTAAGGCAAGAAATAAACATGCAGATTTAGTCAGTGAGTTCTAAGTTTTAAAGAATGGAAATATGCACGGATCCATTAACAGTCCCAGCCACAGAGGTGACGTATGCAAACGAACATCAGATTTTCCTAAGTCTGTTTACTGTTGAGTTGAAGGCCATTTTATAGCTTTAGAGTGGGCAGAACAgatcaaaccaaacacagactcaGTCTTTGTAGGTGCTACAATTTCGATGacattctttattctttaatgGTTCCCCAGCAGTTTTCACAAAGGGGTTGCAAGTCTGCCCAGGGTCTTCATTAACATagcaaaagaaaatacaaattagACACACACTGTATCAATAAGACAAATATGCTGCGTAAGCCAGCCATAAAGATAAGAATCTTCATGCAAGcctgtgttgtaaaatgacaGTAAATGGACCTTCATATCTTGATTGAGAGGGAGGGGCAGAGTCATCACCGGGGTCAGTAGATAAAGGtgaaaaattacattaaattcaAAATAGAGTGGAAATTGTGAGGAATAGAAGACGAAATAAACGAGATGAAGTAACACGGACTGTATGAGTTAACTAACTCCAGAAGGTGGCAGTAATAGCACGCGGAGGATTCCAGGTGCCGTTAAACCCCAAAGAAGAATAACGTGTCGTCACACCCGGAAGTCCTGTTCATTCATTCTACCGGTTTCTGCAAGTTACATCGCAGCCCATGGTCGCACTCTCTTCTGGACGCGCAGTAAGTTTTACAGCCAGAAAAAGACACTTCTACCGTGTCTGCGGCTGTTATTTAAATTTCTACATTGAGGAAACTTCTGGATAGCTTCTTCACTCATCAAGAGTTAAGTCTTTATTCTGCCAAGGCCACTAACTGCCGGTAGCtagcagctaagctaacagatTTGGCTGTCAGCAGGTTGCGCCGCGTTCATTTGAATGCAGCAGATTTAGCTTCCTGGTCCTCTCAAGGTTGAAGTGGCTGATGGTGAGAATGTGTTGCTTCCGTATTTTTTTAGCTTTAATATTATGTCAACGAGTGATTGAAGCACTAACCTCCTGCTTTTCTAACCACTTGCGCTGACATTGATGAGGTCAAAGGAGCATTCGGTAAAATAATCTGTGTGGTCATGaatttagaaaacacacacagcatttcttAAAGGAAATTGTTCTAGTGTGTCATAAATCGGCTGTTTAAGTCACTTAAAAATGCTGTGGTAATGTGCAGAATATAATTTGCTTTGAGATGTACGAGTTTTGGTCCTTGTCATGAATATTTGGACTGTTGTTGCAGAGAGAtgttgctgctggtgctgggtgccctcctcctgctcttctgcAGTCTGGATGTATGGTACTTCCTACGCGGGGCCCAGGTGTTCATCCAGGCGTGGTTCCAGCCCCGAATATTGGACATTCTAGCTGAGCAAACCATTGATGGCATGGTCCTTCCCCATGATCTGGACTACATGGGCCACATGAACAACTCCCGATATCTAAGGGAGTGTGACTTTGCCCGCTTCCACCATTACATGCGAAATGGGCTGTTCATGGCCTCACGCAAACTTGGGGCCAAAATGGTGGTGGGGGCCTCCACCATCCGGTACCGACGCTCCCTGGCCTTCCGTGAGGCTTTTGAGATTCGGACCAAAGTAGTGGGATGGGACGAGAAGGCGTTTTACTTGGAGCAACGCTTCGTGTCCAAGAAAGATGGTTTTGTGTCTGCGGTGATGCTCTGCAGGCAGAATGTGGTGCGCTGCAGCCCAGAGAGCATCCTCGAGTTTGTCTGCAAAAGGAAGGTGAGGAATAGATCGAGGAAAGTGTTGGGAAGACGTTGGTAGAGTTACAGCtgatgattgttttcattattgctGCTGatcattaaaactgaaaaatgctcTTTACAGTTTTTTTAAAGCCCAATATGATGATGTCAAATTGATTGTTTTCCCAAATCACacttaaaaacataaaagtgTTCTGTTTACTATTTAATAAGACGAGTAAAAGCAGCACATCTTCAAAGTTCTGgcaatatattttttctttttgtttgcgAAACGACAAAGTAATAATCCATTAAAATAGATGCcaattatttttttactttattgttACTGTTCAGTTTAAGaagtggtgaaaaatgtcattcaCAGCTTCATTAAGCCCAAGGTGATGTTACTTTAAATGTTACTTAAtgtttgaccaacagtccaaaatccaaagatgttcagttttctattacacaagacaaagaaaagcattgaATCCTCACATACTGGAAACCTGGAAAtatcctgtgttttttctttaaacaagaaaaaaaaaaaccttcattGACTATCAAAATTGTTGCCAGTTAATTGTCTGTCAATAGACGGATCGTTTCATCTCTAGACTGTGGCTTTACTGTGTTTTGGCGCTCTgcttattttgttgtttgcgTGCAGATCGAGTGCCCCGAGTTCCCCGAGGACCTCAAACACTGGATTAGCTTCATCTCGGCCAGCAGCCAGGCcctgagagcagagagtggaCTGGAAGAGAAGAACAAGTAAAGCCACACCATGTACCATGAGTGTAGACCCACATATCATTTACATTGCACGCACATATACAgaacacatacacgcacacaaacagttAAACATCGTAGAGGGTTTTTAGTTGACTTACAATATTCCATTTATCTCTGTTTCGGGgtcttgctgtgtgtttttgtatgacTTGAACAGAAATGCTGAACTTGGGACAGCTGAATATGAAAACTTGAACTGGAGGGTATTCCATGGTTTAAAGGCACTCCGTTGTATACGCTGGGATCGCACTGACAGTTGTTCTTTAAGAAGGAAGCGACACAAGAACGTAGCTTTATCCTAGCAGCTTATTCAGCACTTGATTGTGAATAGACTGGCTTTAGACATCTTCATTTACCAAATCCTCAGATAAgcatgcagaggaaaaaaaaaaaaagtaatcttCCCCTGACATCAACGCATGTtttgaaacaaacagaattGTTTTGTGCCTGTTTCTCTTGATTAGCCGTAGTTTACAATTACAGTTTCAGAGAACTATAAGTTTTTACGCAAAAACGTAGGTGTGATGAAATACTTGAATGGACATCATGAACTCATGTACTGCTAATTGTTTGAATCTTTCCATCAGCATTTTGCACAAAGCGTAACCCCAGTGACTGAATCCCTGTTAACAGTCTGAAAGGGAATATTTGATTCTGAAGGGTCCTCTTATCAGCACGGTGTCCTAATTTCTAATATGTGCATTTTAAGGGTGGGCTTCTTGATTGTAATTGCATGTAACATTACGAAAACGTGCTCAAACAGGCAGAGTAAGCAAATGCTAATATGAGGTTGCTGGCAACTTTTCAAAACTTGCAGCGCACAATGAACAAATATGTTTGGTTTTCATTGAGACGACCTTACAAAATCTGGAACCTTCCCTTTAATGCATcaaagtttttgtttgtgaCCAAAGTAATGTACTGATCTGtatgaggaaggaaacaaaATCAGTCTACaatgacctgttttttttttatgttcatgcACTGAAAAACTTATCCTGTTTGGTTAATTTAAGTTTAAAGATATTGTCCTGTTATTTTCCACTTATATTATTTCTGGTTTATTGATATTCATCAATgtatcaaactttatttattgtgtttgtcatttatgTAAAGGcattttgaattaaaaatgcTTTGGAAACTATGTTTGGCCGACTGGGCTCGCCTCTGAAGTGCTTGTTACTCAGCCTGAGTGAATGTACTGTGGTTTGTGGTCCCACATTGAACCTCACTGATTATTTACAGCTCAGTGATGCTATTGGATATGCAACCAGTGGAGTCAGTATGTAAACCACATGCTGCAGGAACGCAACAGAATGAAACTGATGTCTGCTCGATACAAATAGGTCTAGATGACTGTAAAAaggcagtttttttctttttagaggTGAAGAATTTGTTCTTTCTGTTGTTCAGAGTTGGTCAAGCTGGAGCTCAGCGCCCTGTGGTGTTcctgtaaatatacagtattataTACAGTATTCATCCGACAGCTTTGGTTGTTTTAGGCATTTGCAGGTTAAAGTTTTACATTGAAAAacaaagtatgaaaagtaagtTGAATTAGCTGAACCTCAATCAGCTACATTACAAATGATtcttacatgttaatgcattaataattaaaatCCAGTCAAACATAATACATCTCTGACAGGAGCACCTCTGCTGCATAATGACCGAAGTACATGTGGTTGATCAAACTACGATTATTTACTTCACGAGTTTGAATGTAAATTCAGAGACATCCaaatccttcaaaataaaagcaccaccTCCACGAATCttaactacaaaaaaaaagcacaaattctCCTTTGACCTTCATTTTTACAACATTGTTGAATTTTTAGTGTTGAATTTAAGTTCAAGGATGTTGTATAAAGTCTATACAGAGAAAATTTATGGTATGTGTGTTATAGTTCTCATTTATGAAGTAGTTaaaatttgtttcattttgcccacttaaaacataaaacataaagatACTGTTTACATGTTAATACATCAGTAATTGTATCTTGCCTGTTTTAATAAAACGCTCTAAAGGGGGACATTTATTAGTTTCAGTACGTTTTGCTGATAATACCTCTGTACTTTTTCTAAAGTATAATTTCgagtgcaggtttttttttattgtaattgagtcttctttctctcttttctctctttttttagtttctttctgttttgttttgtttttacattagtTGTGACCACTTTGACTTCAGGATAGGATCCATAATTCTTCCAGTACTGTATAATGTATACATGtcataaaacatacataaaacaaaACGACAAATTAAGTCCACATAAAATATCACGTAATTGTAGAACCTTTTTATCTTCTAATTTAGTGTTAATACCGATTAAATACGGTGTACCGTTTAAGTtccattattttgaaatgcagtgttttttaaagattaaactCCCCGTTCAGCTTCCGGTGAAGTCTCGCTGGCCCCGCCCCTTCCCTTTTACTTCctgtaaacaaagcagctgctgtctctctgtcagattCCTGTGTTTTAGCTCATTTTCGACACCCTCTCCTGCGTTTTCGACGATGGCCCAAGCCGGCGTGGTCCTGGACAAGGACC
The Chaetodon auriga isolate fChaAug3 chromosome 12, fChaAug3.hap1, whole genome shotgun sequence genome window above contains:
- the LOC143329763 gene encoding protein THEM6-like, whose protein sequence is MLLLVLGALLLLFCSLDVWYFLRGAQVFIQAWFQPRILDILAEQTIDGMVLPHDLDYMGHMNNSRYLRECDFARFHHYMRNGLFMASRKLGAKMVVGASTIRYRRSLAFREAFEIRTKVVGWDEKAFYLEQRFVSKKDGFVSAVMLCRQNVVRCSPESILEFVCKRKIECPEFPEDLKHWISFISASSQALRAESGLEEKNK
- the LOC143329543 gene encoding protein THEM6-like, with translation MWWVLWLLAALLALFCSLDVWYFLRAAVTVLRAWFQPPVWDITAEQTLTGRVTPHDIDMCHMNNARYLRECDFARFSLYTRNGVFKAMRALRASMVVGATTIRYRRALCIGEGYELRTRIVSWDDKAFYLEQRFVSTKDGLVCAIMYCKQNVVRCSPDKVMQHLCKRKVECPEFPEDLQHWVNFISTSSQSLRAESGLDEKNK